AAGGATGGTTTCCAGCTCGAAGACATGCTGGTCGTGTACGCCGAGCCGTCGCAGCGCAGCAGCGAGCTCGAGCACGTAATCGACGTTGGCGCCGCTGGGACCCCGGCAGCCTGCGATCTGCGAGGCGATCCGAGGCAGAGACGCGTCCCCGAGATAATGGGGATTGCTGGGCTCTGCGACATAAGCCGTTGCGAGAAGCCGCGCGCCCGAAGCCGTCGTGATCTCCAGCCTTTCTCTCCGGTAGCCGCCGCGCTCGCGCTCGTCGAGCATCTGCAGGACGGCGTGGGAGTCCCTTGCCGCGACGCAAAAGGCCACTCCCTCGCAGGTCATCGCCGCGGCCGGTACCAGCGTGACGACGCGTCCGGGAGCGCCTGGCACGCCACGGTGGTCGGTGGACCCCTGCCAGAAGCGCCGCTGCCAGCCGTGCGCCACCGCCAGCATCGCGTCGCGATATGGGAACCCGGGCCTCCACATCAGCGAGCCATAGCCGAAGATCCAGCAGTCGTTCATCGATCCGTTCAGGCTTCGGTGCGCTCTTCGACGTCCTCTTCGTCGATCCTGCGGATGCGTACCTGGGTGATGCGACTGCCGGAGATGTCCACGACGACGATCTCGTAACCCGGCACGCGCACGCTCTCCCAGCGCCGCGGCGCCCGTCCGAGCTCGTTGAACACCAGTCCTGCCAGCGTGTCGCCACGCTCGGCATGGAGGCTCCAGCCTGTCTCGCGATTGAAGTCGAGCACCTTGACGCGTCCCAGCGCCTCGTAGTGGTCTTCGCCGAGGCGCCGGATGGTCAGCAGCTCCTCGCGATCGAACTCGTCGCGGATCTCGCCCACCAGCTCTTCGAGAATGTCCTCCTGCGTGACGATTCCGAGCGTGACGTTGAACTCGTCCTTGACGATGGCCATGTGCACGAAGGCGTGCTGCATGTCGGCGAGCAGCGGCAGGATGGGCTTGCGCTCGGGGACGCGCAGCACGTTCTTGAGGATGCCGCGCACGTCGGTACCGCCCTCCTGGACGAGCTTGACGAGATCCTTCAGGTGCACGACGCCGAGAATGTGATCGATCGATCCCTCGTACACCGGGACGCGCGTGTAGCGCTCCTCGAGCATGCCGTCGAGGATCGCGGTAGCGGGCGTTTCGATCGGAAATCCGGTGACTTCCGCGCGAGAGATCATGATATCCCTTACTGTCATCTGCGAGGCGCCGGCGGCCGCGCCGATGATCGCCGCCAGAGAGCCGGTCTGCGCGGAGGCCGGCTCGCCGCGCTGGGTCTGCCTGGCCAGGCGCAGGATCTCCTCGGTCGTGGTGGGAACGCCTGCACTGGCCCTGCCGCCGACCATTCTCTCCACCGCCGGGTCGATGAAGCGGTCGAACAGGATGTGCAGCGGCCGCAGGCTCTGGTGGATGAGGTAGAGCGGGATCGCCACGAACGTCGATGTGCCGCGAGGATGGTGGGCAGCCACGGCCTTGGGAAATACCTCGCCGGCGAGGAAGACGACGATCGTCATCACGATCGCCGACACCAGAACGCCGGCGTCCACGCCCAGCAGGTCGACGGCGACGGCCGATGCCACCGAGGCCGCAAGGATGTTGGCGATGTTGTTGCCGAGAAGGATCGTAACGAGCAGCCGTGACGTCGAGGAAAGCAGATCGCGGATCGCCAGCGCTGCCGGTCCTTTCTGCGCCTGAATCTCCTCCTCCAGCTCATGCTCGCGCAGCCGCAGCAACGCGGTCTCGGCAGCTGAGAAGAATGCCGCCAGCGCCAGACATGCAAGAAGGATCAAGGACGCGGCGAAGATGCCCATGAGGGTGAACCGATTGTAGAAACGTGGCTGCTACCGATGCAAAGCCACTGCGAACCATGCCACGACACCGGCGGCAAAAGCCGGTGCGACGATGACCGTGGAAGTGGATGCGATGTCTTTCGTGGTGCGAGGAGGGGGACTTGAACCCCCACGGCCTTTCGGCCACTAGGCCCTCAACCTAGCGCGTCTGCCATTCCGCCACCCTCGCAGTGAGAAAAGCTGGAGCGCCGTTTCTAGGGAGCCCCAGGGGACTCGTCAACCGGCGCTGCCGCTCCACCAGGAGCCGGTGCAGGCTTGTCGGCCGGCGCGGCATCGGGCGCAGCAGCTGGCTTCGCGCGTGCATCAGGCGCGGGCGCTGCGGCGTTCGACGGCGGCGCCGCCGGTGCGGCTTCCGCAGGCGGCGTCGGTGCCGCGGGAGGTGCGGCGTTGCCCTCGGGATTCCCTGCTGGTGCAGCGGCGTCCTGCGCTGCACCACCGCTTGCCGGTGCATTGGCGCCAGGCGCAGGTGCATCGGGCGCCGGCGCTGCAGGAGCAGCATCGGGCGCCGCTGGCGCGGCAGGCGGCGCTGCGGCATCCGGCGCGGCCGGCTGCGCAGGCGGTGCGCCATCGGCGGCATCGCCCGCGGGCTGCGCGGCTTTGGCAGCGTCCGAAGCCGGAGGCGCTTCGGCGCCGAATGGCGCATCGGTCTCGCCGCCGCCCGTTGCCGGAATGACGCCGGGCACTCCATCGGCGGGGGCCGTTTCGGCCTGCGGAGGAGCGGCGAGCGGCTCCGTCATCGCATCGAACACCGAGCCCTGCCGCGCCGACAGGACCGCCAGCAGCAGCGACGTGGCCATGAACGTGATCGCCGTGGCCGTCGTCAGCCGAGCCAGCGGGTTGGCCGAGCTGCCCGAGCCGAACATGGGCGAGCTGGCGCCGCCGAAAGCCGCGCCCATGTCGGCGCCGCGTCCGGCCTGTAGAAGCACGACCAGGATCAGCACCAGGCATGCGATGACGTGAACGGCTACGAGAAGGACTGTCACGATGGGAACTCCTGAAATTGGACGATGCGCAAAAAGTCATCGGCGGAAAGGCTGGCTCCGCCGACGAGCGCGCCATCGACGTCGGCACATGCCATGAGCTCGTCGACGTTGCCGGGCTTGACGCTGCCGCCGTAGAGAATGCGAACGGAATCGGCCACGTCGGGTGCGACGTCGCGCAGGATTGCCCGGATGTGGCCGTGGACTTCCTGCGCCTGCTCCGGTGTGGCCGTGCGGCCGGTACCAATGGCCCATACGGGCTCATACGCGATGACGAGCGTGGCCATGCCCTCGGCCGGCAGCTCGACGATGCCGTGCCGGACCTGCTTTTCGACCAGCGTCATCGTCTCGCCCGAGTCGCGCTGCGCCAGCGACTCGCCCACGCAGAGAATCGGCGCCAGTCCGCACGCGTGCGCCGCGGCGACCTTCTTGGCCACGGTGTAGTCGGTCTCGGCGAAGAATTGACGGCGCTCGGAGTGGCCGATGATGACGTACCGGCAGCCGGCGTCGATCAGCATTGGCCCCGAAACTTCTCCGGTGAAGGCCCCGCTGGCTTCCCAGTACAGATCCTGTGCGCCGAGGGCGACGGCCGATCCGGAGACGACGTCGGCCACCGCCGGCAGCGCGACGAACGGCGGGGCCACCATGACCTCACGATCGTGCACGGCTCCGCATCCGGCCACGACCGCGGTGGCCAGCGCGCGAGCTTCGGCCGCGGTGCCGGCGTTGAGCTTCCAGTTGCCGGCCAGCAGAGGCTTTCTCATGCGCAGCGTCCTTCCTTGGCGTCCAGTGCCGCGATGCCCGGCAGCACCTTGCCTTCCAGAAACTCGAGCGACGCGCCGCCGCCCGTCGAGATGTGCGTGATGTCGCCGGAGCGCCCCGATTGCGTCAGCGCCGCCACCGAATCGCCGCCGCCGACGACGCTGTGCGCGTGCGAATCGCCCACGGCGTTGGCGACGGCAAGGGTCCCGGCGGCATAGGCGCTCCACTCGAACACGCCCATCGGACCGTTCCACAGCACCGTAGCGGCGCGCGAGAGGATGTCCGCGTACTGCTGTCGCGTGCGCGGGCCGATATCGAGGCCCATCCAGCCCTGCTGAATCGACTCGCCATCCGTGACGCTCGGCGGCGCCGACTCCTCGAACTTCTGCGCGATCACGTGATCGACCGGCAGCGCAACGCGCACGCCGCGCTCTTCCGCCTCGGCCAGCAGGTCGCGGGCCATGTCGAGACGGGCCTCTTCGACGCGCGAGGCGCCGACCTCGACGCCCCTGGCACGCAAGAACGTGTAGGCCATCGCTCCGCCGATGAGCAGATCGTCGATGCGCGCCAGAAGGTTGCGCATGAGCGCGATCTTGTCGGAGACCTTCGCGCCTCCGACCACGGCCGCGAACGGCCGCGCCGGCGACTGCAGCAGCGTCGACAGCGCCCGCACCTCGGCGAAAAGCAGGAAGCCCGCGCCGGCATCGCCAACGTGTTCGACTATGCCGGCCGTGGAGGCATGGGCGCGATGCGCGGTGCCGAACGCGTCATTGACGTAGACGTCGCAGAGGCCGGCGAGCGCACGCGCGAACGCCGGATCGTTTGCCTCCTCCTCGGCGTGGAACCGCAGGTTCTCCAGCAGCACGACGTCCCCGGGAGCCATGGCCGCCACGTGCTGCTCGACAGTGGGACCGATGCAGTCCGGCAGCAGCGCCACCGGGCAGTCCAGGGCCGCGGCCAGCTCATGCGCCACCGGTCCCAGCGTCAGCTCCGGCTTGAACTTGCCGTCGGGGCGCCCGAGGTGCGAGGCGAGGATCAACTTGGCGCCGCGGCTGCGCGCGTAACGCACCGTCTCCAGCGCACCACGGATGCGCGTGGCGTCGGTGACCTTGCCGTCCTTGATCGGGACATTGAAGTCGACGCGGATGAAGACGCGCGCGCCCTGCAGCGCAAGCTGTTCGATGCTCTTCAAGGCCGAAACTTCGACCGCCTCAGAGGCTCTTGGCGATCATCGCCGTGACGTCGCACATGCGAGCCGAGAAGCCCATCTCGTTGTCGTACCACGACAGGATCTTGGCGAAGCCGGGCTCGAGGACCTTCGTGATGTCCGCGTCGAAGATGGAGGAGTGGCGGTTTCCGTTGAAGTCCGACGACACCAACTGCTCCTCGCAGTACTGCAGGATGCCCTTGAGCGGGCCCTCGGCCGCCGCCTTGACCGCCGCATTGATTTCTTCCTTGCTCGGCCTCTTGTCGGTCTCGAAGACCAGGTCCACGACGGAGACATTGGGCGTGGGGACCCGAATCGCCATGCCGTCGAGCTTGCCCTTGAGCTCGGGCAGCACCAGGCCGACGGCCTTGGCCGCACCGGTCGTGGTCGGGATCATCGACAGGTTGGCGGCGCGGGCGCGGCGAAGGTCCTCGTGCGGGAGGTCCAGGATGCGCTGGTCGTTCGTGTAGCTGTGGACGGTGGTCATCATGCCGCGGCGCAGGCCGAAGCTCTCGTGCAGCACCTTGGCAACCGGGGCCAGGCAGTTGGTGGTGCAGGAGGCATTGGAGATGACGTGGTGCTGGGCCGGGTCGTAGCTCTGGTGGTTGACGCCGTAGCATACGGTAAGCTCGACGCCGCTGGCGGGCGCCGAGATGATGACTTTCCTGGCCCCCGCCTCCAGGTGCTGCGCCGCCTGCTCGCGCTTGGTGAACATGCCGGTGGACTCGACCACCACGTCCACGCCGAGTTCCTTCCACGGCAGTTCCTTCGGATTGCGCACCGACAGCACACGGACCGTCTTGCCGTCGACGGCGATGTCATTGCCCGAGACTTCGACGGTGGCGGGGAAGGCGCCGTGAACCGAGTCGTGCTTGAGCAGATGAGCCAACGTCTGCGCGCTGGTGAGGTCGTTGACGGCCACGATCTCGAACTCGCTTCGACCGAGCGCCGCGCGCAGCATGTTGCGACCGATTCTGCCGAAGCCGTTGACGCCGACTCGCATGCTCATCCCTAAGTCCTCCCGATGTTTGGAACTTCTCTCTGTGATTGTGGCAAGAGGCCGGATTTCCAGGGAAAAGTATGCGCGCTCTTCTCACGGCCCCGGCTGCAAGTCAAGGTGCCGGCAAGCGCGCGCAAGAGCCTCTGAGAGACCTCACTTGATGGTGCGCAACGCGCTCGTGCACCGTTTCGCGCGACAAAATTGACAGCCTTCCACTCCGGGAATACCTTCGCCGCGGTGGCGTGAGCGGTGGATGCGGCAGCTCGTTAAGTGACACCTCAAGCTCAAGATCTTTCGTACTGGCACATGCTCACCGGGTCCGGCCCGGTCGTGCTCGCAGTGCTGTACTCGCTCATCGCGGCGTCGGTGGCGAGTTGGGGAATCATCCTCTTCAAGGCGCGACAGTTTCACGCTGCGCGCAAGGGGGCCGAGGAATTCCAGCGGCTGTTCTGGGAGACTCGCAACCTGGCCGAAGTCTCGCGCGCCTGCGCGCAACTCGGTTCGAATCCGCTGGCTGCCGTCTTCACCGCCGGCTACGAGGAGCTCCTGCGGCTGCGCAACAAGAAGAAGGCCGCCGCCGAAGAGGGCCTGACCACGGAGCTCGCCGGCGTCGCCAACGTCGAGCGGGCCATGCGGCGCGCGGCCACGCGCGAGCGCACCGAGCTGGACAAGCTGCTGACCTTCCTGGC
This Candidatus Limnocylindrales bacterium DNA region includes the following protein-coding sequences:
- a CDS encoding gamma-glutamylcyclotransferase produces the protein MNDCWIFGYGSLMWRPGFPYRDAMLAVAHGWQRRFWQGSTDHRGVPGAPGRVVTLVPAAAMTCEGVAFCVAARDSHAVLQMLDERERGGYRRERLEITTASGARLLATAYVAEPSNPHYLGDASLPRIASQIAGCRGPSGANVDYVLELAAALRRLGVHDQHVFELETILRTLCPDTAPRHGD
- a CDS encoding hemolysin family protein, which encodes MGIFAASLILLACLALAAFFSAAETALLRLREHELEEEIQAQKGPAALAIRDLLSSTSRLLVTILLGNNIANILAASVASAVAVDLLGVDAGVLVSAIVMTIVVFLAGEVFPKAVAAHHPRGTSTFVAIPLYLIHQSLRPLHILFDRFIDPAVERMVGGRASAGVPTTTEEILRLARQTQRGEPASAQTGSLAAIIGAAAGASQMTVRDIMISRAEVTGFPIETPATAILDGMLEERYTRVPVYEGSIDHILGVVHLKDLVKLVQEGGTDVRGILKNVLRVPERKPILPLLADMQHAFVHMAIVKDEFNVTLGIVTQEDILEELVGEIRDEFDREELLTIRRLGEDHYEALGRVKVLDFNRETGWSLHAERGDTLAGLVFNELGRAPRRWESVRVPGYEIVVVDISGSRITQVRIRRIDEEDVEERTEA
- the secG gene encoding preprotein translocase subunit SecG, whose translation is MTVLLVAVHVIACLVLILVVLLQAGRGADMGAAFGGASSPMFGSGSSANPLARLTTATAITFMATSLLLAVLSARQGSVFDAMTEPLAAPPQAETAPADGVPGVIPATGGGETDAPFGAEAPPASDAAKAAQPAGDAADGAPPAQPAAPDAAAPPAAPAAPDAAPAAPAPDAPAPGANAPASGGAAQDAAAPAGNPEGNAAPPAAPTPPAEAAPAAPPSNAAAPAPDARAKPAAAPDAAPADKPAPAPGGAAAPVDESPGAP
- the tpiA gene encoding triose-phosphate isomerase, which translates into the protein MRKPLLAGNWKLNAGTAAEARALATAVVAGCGAVHDREVMVAPPFVALPAVADVVSGSAVALGAQDLYWEASGAFTGEVSGPMLIDAGCRYVIIGHSERRQFFAETDYTVAKKVAAAHACGLAPILCVGESLAQRDSGETMTLVEKQVRHGIVELPAEGMATLVIAYEPVWAIGTGRTATPEQAQEVHGHIRAILRDVAPDVADSVRILYGGSVKPGNVDELMACADVDGALVGGASLSADDFLRIVQFQEFPS
- a CDS encoding phosphoglycerate kinase, which gives rise to MKSIEQLALQGARVFIRVDFNVPIKDGKVTDATRIRGALETVRYARSRGAKLILASHLGRPDGKFKPELTLGPVAHELAAALDCPVALLPDCIGPTVEQHVAAMAPGDVVLLENLRFHAEEEANDPAFARALAGLCDVYVNDAFGTAHRAHASTAGIVEHVGDAGAGFLLFAEVRALSTLLQSPARPFAAVVGGAKVSDKIALMRNLLARIDDLLIGGAMAYTFLRARGVEVGASRVEEARLDMARDLLAEAEERGVRVALPVDHVIAQKFEESAPPSVTDGESIQQGWMGLDIGPRTRQQYADILSRAATVLWNGPMGVFEWSAYAAGTLAVANAVGDSHAHSVVGGGDSVAALTQSGRSGDITHISTGGGASLEFLEGKVLPGIAALDAKEGRCA
- the gap gene encoding type I glyceraldehyde-3-phosphate dehydrogenase, which translates into the protein MSMRVGVNGFGRIGRNMLRAALGRSEFEIVAVNDLTSAQTLAHLLKHDSVHGAFPATVEVSGNDIAVDGKTVRVLSVRNPKELPWKELGVDVVVESTGMFTKREQAAQHLEAGARKVIISAPASGVELTVCYGVNHQSYDPAQHHVISNASCTTNCLAPVAKVLHESFGLRRGMMTTVHSYTNDQRILDLPHEDLRRARAANLSMIPTTTGAAKAVGLVLPELKGKLDGMAIRVPTPNVSVVDLVFETDKRPSKEEINAAVKAAAEGPLKGILQYCEEQLVSSDFNGNRHSSIFDADITKVLEPGFAKILSWYDNEMGFSARMCDVTAMIAKSL
- a CDS encoding MotA/TolQ/ExbB proton channel family protein — translated: MLTGSGPVVLAVLYSLIAASVASWGIILFKARQFHAARKGAEEFQRLFWETRNLAEVSRACAQLGSNPLAAVFTAGYEELLRLRNKKKAAAEEGLTTELAGVANVERAMRRAATRERTELDKLLTFLATTSSTTPFIGLFGTVWGIMNSFRGLSAGGPSSIQAVAPGISEALIATAAGLAAAIPALVAYNHYARAARVIASEIDSFISEFLNIAERHFLN